GGGGGCCGTGAGCGCCGAGCGCCTCGGCGTGCGACAGACGTGGGCGGACGAGGTCGGGCCGGACCCGGATGTCGAGCGGCTCGTCGCCTCCTACAGCACCGAGATCGCGGCCATCGTCGACCGCGTCATCGTGGACCTCCCGGAGGCCCTTTCCGCCCCGCGGGACGGCGACTTCCCGCTCGGCCGCATCGTGGCCGACGCGCAGCGGCACGCGAGCGGGGCCGAGGTCGCCCTCATGAACAACGGCGGCATCCGCCGGTCGCTGCCGGCGGGGCCGATCACCTTCGCCGACCTGTTCGAACTGCAGCCCTTCAACAACATGCTCGTCCGCCACACGATGACCGGCGCGCAACTGCTGCGGACGCTCGAGCACTCCGCCCGGAACGGAGACGTCGACCTGCACGCGAGCGGCATCGTCGTCCGCTACGATCCCGACGCCCCCCTGGGCGAGCGGATTCTCGACGTGACATTCGACGATGGATCTCCGCTCCGCCCCGAGGGCCGCTACGTCGTCACGGCCAACGATTTCATCGCGGGCGGGGGCGGCGGCTACACGACATTCGCCGAGGCCGAGGTCATCGACCCCCTGGAAGTCGCGGATCTGGAGGCGCTCGTCGCCTACCTGGAGGCACAGCCGCAGCCCCTCCCCATCCCGCGCGCCCCCCGCTGGATCGAATCTCCCACGCCCTAGTCCGAAACCAACCCTCGACTCCCCCGTAGGCTCTCAGGTGAAGCGGTCCGTGGCGGCGGGCGGGCGCGCACGCGCGAATTCAACCTGACGGGGAGCGGCGGTTCGTATGAAGCGAGGCACGAAGGTACTGGTCTCCACGGTCCTGATCGGCGGGCTGGGAGCGACGGCGTTCGCGGTGTCGAGCGCCGGGGACAGCGAGGATGGCGAGACCGGCACCGTCGCGGTCGAGCGCGGCGAGATCGTGGACCGGGCGCTCGCCGTGGGACGCATCGAGCCACTCGTCGAAGTGAGCGTGAAGTCGCAGCTCGCGGGCGTCGTACGGCAGATGTTCAAGGAGCCCGGCGAGTACGTCCAGCGGGGCCAGCCCCTCCTCGAAGTCCAGCCCAACCCCACTCCGATCGAGCTCGTCGAGGCGCGGCGCAACGTGGAGCTGCGGGACATCGAACTCCAGCAGCTCGAGCGGCAGCGCGACCGGCTCGACGCGCTGCGCGGCCGCGGATTCGTGTCCGAGGAGGAATACGAGACCGTGGCCCGTCAGCACGACGAGGCTGCGCTCCAGGTCCAGATCGCCACCGAACGGCTCGCCCTCCTCTCCGAGGGCCGCGTGACGATCGGCGACGAAGCCGTCGAGACGGTCATCACCTCCCCGATCCAGGGTTTCATCCTTGAGAAGATGGTGGAGATCGGCGACCCCGTCGTCCCGCTGACGACGTTCCAGGAGGGGACCGCCCTCATGACGATGGCGGAGATGGACGAACTGCTCTTCCGCGGCACGGTGGATGAGATCGACGTGGGGCGGCTGACCGAGGGCATGCCGGTGGAGATCACGATCGGCGCGCTCCCGGACGCGCGTATCGAGGGCCGGCTGACGAAGATCTCGCTCAAGGGCCGCGACGAGGAGAACGCCACCCTCTTCCCGGTCGAGATCGCGGTGCTGCCGCTGGACGGCGCGGCGCTGCGGGCGGGCTATTCCGCCAACGCGCACGTGATCATCGAGCGCCGTTCGGACATCCTCGTCATCCCCGAGCGCCTGGTCCGGTTCGAGGACGAGCGCACGCTCGTCACGGTTCGGCTGGGACCCGAGGAGACGGAGGAACGCGAGATCCGCACCGGACTGAGCGACGGCATCAGCGTCGAGGTGCTGGACGGCCTGGCGGAGGGCGAGCGCGTGCTGGAGCCCCCGCGGCGCGAGATCACGTAGTGTACGGCGCCGGCCGCCGACTGACCGCGCGCGAGGCGCGCGCCCGGTGAGACTGTTCGACGCCGCACGGCAGTTGTGGGCCGACCTCTCGGCCCAGCGCGTCAGGACCGCGCTCACGGTGCTGGGCATCACCTGGGGCACCGTGGCGGTCGTCGTGCTGCTCGCCTTCTCCGTCGGCCTCGAGCGGCAGACGATCAAGCGGTTTCACGGGCTCGGCGACCGCATCGTCATCCTCTTCGGCGGACGCACGACGATGCCGCACGCGGGGTTCAGGGAGGGACGGTCGATCCGGCTGCGAGAGGCGGACGCAGAGGTTCTCGCCCGGCGGATCCCCGATATCGCGATGATCAGCCCGGAGTACTCGACGCGGGCGGCGCCCGTCCGCTACGGCCGCAACGGCGTGAACCCGAACATCACCGGCATCTACCCCATCTACGGCGAGATGCGGAACGTCATTCCCCTCCCCGGCGGCCGCTTCATCAACGAGCGCGACCAGCGCGAGCGGCGACGCGTCGTGTTTCTCGGGGACGAGGTCGCACGCGTCCTGTTCGGGGACGCCGACCCGGTCGGCGAGCAGGTCCGGATCGGCGACTCGCCCTTCACCGTCATCGGCGTGCTCCAGCCCAAGGTCCAGAACTCGTCCTACAACTCGCGGGACGAGGACCGCGTGTTCATCCCCGCCGGCACGCACGCAGCCCTGTTCGGCTCGCGTTTCGTCTCCAACTTCGTATACCGGACCGCGGACGCATCGCGGACGGAGGCCGTGGAGGCGCGGGTCTACGAGGTCCTCGGCGCCAAGTACCGCTTCAACCCCGCCGACGACGATGCGCTGGCCGTATGGGACACGGCCGAGTGGGAGCGGATGTTCGGGTTCCTCTTCCTCGGCTTCAAGATCTTCTTCGCCATCGTCGGCAGCTTCACGCTCAGCGTGGGCGGGATCGGGGTCGCGAACATCATGTACATCGTGGTACGCGAGCGGACGAACGAGATCGGGATCAAGCGCTCGCTCGGCGCCACCCGGCGATCCATCCTGTGGCAGTTCCTCACCGAGAGCATGCTCATCGTCGTCGTGGGCGCGGCGCTCGGCGTCGTCGTCTCGCTCGGAGTCGTGAAGCTCATGTCGCTGGTCCCGATGCAGGAGTTCGTCGGGACGCCGACGATCTCCCTGCAGGTGGCCGCCGTGACCCTGGCGCTCCTCGCGTTCATCGCGATGCTGGCCGGGTTCTTCCCGGCCCGCCGCGCCGCAGCGCTCGACCCTGTCGAATGTCTCCGCGACTAGCCGCGTTCGCGCGCGGGCGGATGGCGGCCGCCGCTCGCGCGGCGGTCTGACCCATGTGGAAGATCCTCCTCGAAGAGTTCCTCGGCGACCTGCGGGCCCAGAAGACGCGCGCCTTCCTCACGATCTTCGCCGTGGTGTGGGGGACGATCTCGATCGTCCTCCTGCTCGCGTTCGGACAGGGGCTCCGGAACCAGTTCTCCGTGGGGCTGCTCAACGCCGGCGAACGCATCTTCATGGTCTACGGCGGCCAGACGAGCATGGAGCACGAGGGGCTGTCGAAGGGACGGCGGATCCGGCTGCGGGAGGAAGATCTCGACCTGCTGCTGCGCGCGGTGCCGGAGTTCGAGATGGGAAGCCCCTCCTACGGCCGCGGGCGGACGCACCTGAAGGCGGAGGAAAACCAGACGACGACCTACATGGAGGGCGTGAACCCGGTCTTCTCCGAGTTGCGGCGCATGTTCCCCGCGCCGGGCGGCCGGTTCATCAACCAGCGCGACATCGACGAGAAGCGGCGCGTGCTCTTCCTCGGAGACGGGATCGCCGGACGCCTGTTCGGCGACGCGCCGCCGGTGGGCCGCACGGTGACGCTGGACGGGCTTCCGTTCCGCGTCATCGGCGTGATGGAGTCGAAGTTCCAGGACTCGAGCAACAACGGGCCGGACGAGGACCGGGCCGTGATCCCGGCCTCCACGTTCCGGAGCATCTACGGCCAGGAGTTCGTGAACCACCTGCTCCTGCGCCCTCGCGATGTGAAGGACGCGGCGGTCGCCAAGGAGGAGTTGTACCGGGTGCTGGGCGGCCGGTACCGGTTCGACACGGCCGACGAGCGGGCGCTCGCGATCTGGGACTTCATCGAGGACGAGAAGATCGTGGGCCAGATCGGGCTCGGGATTCAGATCTTCCTCGGACTGGTGGGCGCCTTCACGCTGATCGTGGCCGGCGTCGGGGTCGCGAACATCATGTACGTCGTGGTGCGGGAACGGACGCGGGAGATCGGCGTCAAGCTCGCCGTCGGGGCGAGGAAACGGCACATCGTGAGCCAGTTCCTCTTCGAGGCCATCCTCATCGCCGTCGGCGGGGGGCTCGCGGGGCTCGCCATCGCGGCGCTGCTCGTGACGGGCATCGATGCCCTGCCGATCGACGACCCGGCCCTGCAGTACATCGTGAACCCGAAGCTCTCCGTCCCCATCGCCGCGGTGTGCGCGGGGATCCTCATGGCGATCGGTCTGGTGGCCGGCATCCTCCCGGCCCGCAAGGCCGCCCGGCTCGATCCGGTGGAGTCGCTGAGGTACGAATAGACGTGCCCATCTGGCGCTCCATGCCTGTTACGCAAACCGCCGTCCGCCGTTACATTCCGAAGCGACGTTGCGCGTTGTTTTTGGTGACTCGATCCCGGCGCATGGCGCCTCGGATTTGCCCTCTTTCACGCAGGAGTACGCCATGAAATACAACCTCTCCCCAAGAACCGCGGCGATCGCCGCCTTTGCGGCTCTCGGCGGCCTGTTCGCGCCGTCCGAGGCGTGGGCTCAGGGCGTCACGACCGCGGCCGTCAACGGGCGCGTGACCGGTCAGGATCTCGCGCCGCTCGCGAGCGCCGTGGTCACCGCGGTGCACGGCCCCAGCGGGACATCGTACTCGACGCTCACACGCGAGGACGGACGTTTCAACATCCCGGGCATGCGGGTCGGCGGGCCCTACACGATCGCCGTCTCGCTCATCGGCTTCGGGGACGAGTCGGCCGAGGCCCTCGTGCTCGCGCTGGGCGAGAACCGGCGCATCGACTTCGTGCTCGGCGTGGAGGCCGTGGCCGTGGGCGAAATCACCGTCACGGCGGAGCGCGGCGCGATCCTTTCGAGCGGACGCACGGGACCGCAGCAGACCGTGACGACGCGCGAGATCGAGAACCTCCCGACGATCGCCCGCAGCATTCAGGACTTCGCGCGGCTCACGCCGCAGGCGCTGGGGACGAACATCGGGAGCAGCGAGAATATCGGCGGGATCAGCATCGGCGGTAAGAACAACCGCTTCAACAACATCTCCGTCGATGGCGCGATCCTCAACGACGTCTTCGGACTCCCGGCCAGCGGAACGCCGGGCGGACAGGCCAACTCGCAGCCGATCTCGCTCGACGCGGTCCAGGAGTTCCAGGTCGCGATCGCGCCCTTCGACGTACGCCAGGGCGGTTTCACCGGCGGCTCGATCAACGTCGTCACCCGCTCGGGAACGAACGACTTCGACGCCTCGGGCTACGCCTTTGGACGGAACCAGGGGTTCACGGGCAGCCTCGACGACAATCCGCTCTCCGACTTCAGCGAGCTGCAGGCGGGCTTCCGCGCGGGCGGCCCCATCCAGCGCGACAAGATCCACTTCTTCACCAGCGGCGAGATCAAGCAGACGAGCCGCCCGCTGGCGCTCGGACTGGTCGGCAGCAGCCAGACGAACACGATCGACTTCATCGACGCGGGGACGATCAACCAGATCGTCGACATTGCGAACTCCGTCTACAACTATGACCCGGGACGCTTCGAGGAGAGCCTCCAGCGGGAGACGGACGACCTCAAGTTCTTCACCCGCCTGGACTTCAACCTGTCCGACGACAACCACCTCATCGTGCGGCACAACCATGTGAACGCGAATTCGCAGCGGGGGATCAGCCGCCACTCCGGCGAGGTCGGCCTGCCCGGCCAGGGGTACACCTTCGACGCCGTGTCCAACTCCACGGTGATACAGCTCGACAGCCGGCTGGGCTCCGCCACCGCCAACATGTTCCGCGTCTCGTACCAGCGTCAGCGGGACAAGCGGACGCCGGACCTCGCGATCTTCCCCGAGGTCGACATCGAGCCGTTCGATGGCGAGAGCGAGAGCGTGACGCTGGGGATCGAGCGCTTCTCGCAGCAGAACGCGCTCGATCAGGACGTGTTCGAGATCACCAACGACCTCACGCTCTTCCGGGGCGACCACACGCTAACCTTCGGGACGCACAACGAGTTCTATTCGTTTTCGAACCTCTTCATCCAGGACGCCTTCGGGCAGTGGGAGTTCGACGGCGAGAACGCGCTCGACAACTTCCGCAACGGGATGGCGACGCGGTACCGGGCGTCGATCTCGCGGCTCGCGGACCCCTACCCGAGGGCGGAGTG
This region of Candidatus Palauibacter australiensis genomic DNA includes:
- a CDS encoding TonB-dependent receptor, which translates into the protein MKYNLSPRTAAIAAFAALGGLFAPSEAWAQGVTTAAVNGRVTGQDLAPLASAVVTAVHGPSGTSYSTLTREDGRFNIPGMRVGGPYTIAVSLIGFGDESAEALVLALGENRRIDFVLGVEAVAVGEITVTAERGAILSSGRTGPQQTVTTREIENLPTIARSIQDFARLTPQALGTNIGSSENIGGISIGGKNNRFNNISVDGAILNDVFGLPASGTPGGQANSQPISLDAVQEFQVAIAPFDVRQGGFTGGSINVVTRSGTNDFDASGYAFGRNQGFTGSLDDNPLSDFSELQAGFRAGGPIQRDKIHFFTSGEIKQTSRPLALGLVGSSQTNTIDFIDAGTINQIVDIANSVYNYDPGRFEESLQRETDDLKFFTRLDFNLSDDNHLIVRHNHVNANSQRGISRHSGEVGLPGQGYTFDAVSNSTVIQLDSRLGSATANMFRVSYQRQRDKRTPDLAIFPEVDIEPFDGESESVTLGIERFSQQNALDQDVFEITNDLTLFRGDHTLTFGTHNEFYSFSNLFIQDAFGQWEFDGENALDNFRNGMATRYRASISRLADPYPRAEWGAMQFGFYAQDQIDLSDRFNVSLGLRADIMSMPDAPLENPSFAAAFPGRHTSDVPSGNVMWSPRLGFNAALDEDRRTQLRGGTGIFTGRNPFVWLSNQYSNTGMDFIRIDCAPWRGCTPPPFTGDPTPVPVPGAEIATTEVDLTDTNFKFPQAWRTTIGIDRELRDGLVLTVEGIYTKNVNDILYQDLSIQPEGRTSDGRVLFSDDPVDREFSPGVFLLANTNQGRQIQFTTQLQKRFGGDFLPNMFGSLAYTWTDATDVNSGQSSRAISNFQYNEIGVDPNNPGEGTADFEIKHRIIASLSQRFAWSDDVGTTITAFYEARAGRPFSWTYFGDANNDGRRFNDLAFVPGDADDAIFETDCRGCMDFAAWDAFVSDIPGLDEYRGGIVGRNSSREPWVRSLDLRIAQDVPLPGPGSRNIQVTLDFINVGNFLNSEWGRQRYTNFGTSTILSFRRYDSATGVPVVRFTQRDTDESGAPDINDVYQIDNILSRWALQLGARISF
- a CDS encoding ABC transporter permease translates to MWKILLEEFLGDLRAQKTRAFLTIFAVVWGTISIVLLLAFGQGLRNQFSVGLLNAGERIFMVYGGQTSMEHEGLSKGRRIRLREEDLDLLLRAVPEFEMGSPSYGRGRTHLKAEENQTTTYMEGVNPVFSELRRMFPAPGGRFINQRDIDEKRRVLFLGDGIAGRLFGDAPPVGRTVTLDGLPFRVIGVMESKFQDSSNNGPDEDRAVIPASTFRSIYGQEFVNHLLLRPRDVKDAAVAKEELYRVLGGRYRFDTADERALAIWDFIEDEKIVGQIGLGIQIFLGLVGAFTLIVAGVGVANIMYVVVRERTREIGVKLAVGARKRHIVSQFLFEAILIAVGGGLAGLAIAALLVTGIDALPIDDPALQYIVNPKLSVPIAAVCAGILMAIGLVAGILPARKAARLDPVESLRYE
- a CDS encoding efflux RND transporter periplasmic adaptor subunit, whose translation is MKRGTKVLVSTVLIGGLGATAFAVSSAGDSEDGETGTVAVERGEIVDRALAVGRIEPLVEVSVKSQLAGVVRQMFKEPGEYVQRGQPLLEVQPNPTPIELVEARRNVELRDIELQQLERQRDRLDALRGRGFVSEEEYETVARQHDEAALQVQIATERLALLSEGRVTIGDEAVETVITSPIQGFILEKMVEIGDPVVPLTTFQEGTALMTMAEMDELLFRGTVDEIDVGRLTEGMPVEITIGALPDARIEGRLTKISLKGRDEENATLFPVEIAVLPLDGAALRAGYSANAHVIIERRSDILVIPERLVRFEDERTLVTVRLGPEETEEREIRTGLSDGISVEVLDGLAEGERVLEPPRREIT
- a CDS encoding ABC transporter permease; the protein is MRLFDAARQLWADLSAQRVRTALTVLGITWGTVAVVVLLAFSVGLERQTIKRFHGLGDRIVILFGGRTTMPHAGFREGRSIRLREADAEVLARRIPDIAMISPEYSTRAAPVRYGRNGVNPNITGIYPIYGEMRNVIPLPGGRFINERDQRERRRVVFLGDEVARVLFGDADPVGEQVRIGDSPFTVIGVLQPKVQNSSYNSRDEDRVFIPAGTHAALFGSRFVSNFVYRTADASRTEAVEARVYEVLGAKYRFNPADDDALAVWDTAEWERMFGFLFLGFKIFFAIVGSFTLSVGGIGVANIMYIVVRERTNEIGIKRSLGATRRSILWQFLTESMLIVVVGAALGVVVSLGVVKLMSLVPMQEFVGTPTISLQVAAVTLALLAFIAMLAGFFPARRAAALDPVECLRD